The proteins below come from a single Pandoraea apista genomic window:
- a CDS encoding GNAT family N-acetyltransferase: MHGPEILLRNARESDVAALTLLLMQTYRETWAPMLRPEAAAAFDSGERTKAYVQGHWREFTVAVPGVDDGRIVGMVHVEGDFIDALHVAPSQQRRGIGALLLAQAESRMRAQGHPLARLETDTFNVQSRAFYARHGYAEVAMYPDEEWDSGFTTVLLTKAL, translated from the coding sequence ATGCATGGTCCTGAAATTCTGTTGCGCAACGCGCGCGAGTCCGACGTTGCCGCGCTCACGTTGCTGCTCATGCAGACCTATCGCGAGACGTGGGCACCCATGTTGCGGCCGGAAGCCGCCGCCGCATTCGACAGCGGCGAACGCACGAAGGCCTACGTGCAGGGGCATTGGCGTGAGTTCACGGTGGCGGTGCCGGGCGTGGATGATGGTCGGATCGTTGGCATGGTGCATGTGGAGGGTGACTTCATCGACGCCTTGCATGTGGCGCCATCACAGCAACGCCGTGGTATCGGCGCGTTGTTGCTCGCGCAGGCAGAGTCACGCATGCGCGCGCAGGGACACCCCCTCGCACGGCTCGAAACCGACACGTTCAACGTACAAAGCCGCGCGTTCTACGCCAGACACGGTTACGCCGAGGTTGCAATGTATCCCGACGAGGAATGGGACAGCGGCTTTACGACCGTGCTGTTAACCAAGGCGCTCTGA
- a CDS encoding catalase, whose product MSKEKDRPDTGSTTGAGAPAASDRNTLSVGADGPLLLHDVHFIEQMAHFNREKVPERQPHAKGAGAFGVFETTEDVSRYTKASLFRKGAKVEMLARFSTVAGEAGSPDTWRDVRGFSLKFYTDEGNYDLVGNNTPIFFVRDPMKFPHFIRSQKRLPDSGLRDNHMQWDFWTNNPESAHQVTYLMGDRGLPRTWRHMNGYGSHTYMWINASGEKFWVKYHFHTEQGMAFFTNAEAATMSGQDADFHRRDLFDAIARGEYPSWILSVQVMPYADAKQYRFNPFDLTKTWSHKDYPLIKVGKMTLNRNPENFFAQIEQAAFSPGNTVPGIGLSPDKMLLGRAFAYNDAQRNRIGTNFHQLPVNRPKVPVQSYMFDGHMTFEHSGNAPTYVPNSGGRPYADQTGPAEDGWASDGDMVRSAYTLHKDDDDFSQPGHLVRNVFDDAARARLVETVSGALLAGVRSPVLERAFDYWKQIDKDVGARIEQAVKSARK is encoded by the coding sequence ATGAGCAAAGAGAAAGATCGTCCGGACACCGGATCGACGACCGGTGCCGGTGCGCCGGCGGCAAGCGACCGGAACACACTATCGGTCGGAGCGGACGGCCCGCTGCTGCTTCACGACGTTCACTTCATCGAGCAAATGGCGCACTTCAATCGGGAGAAGGTGCCCGAGCGTCAGCCTCACGCCAAAGGCGCAGGTGCTTTTGGCGTATTCGAAACCACGGAAGATGTCAGCCGTTACACCAAGGCCTCGCTGTTCAGGAAGGGCGCCAAGGTGGAAATGCTCGCCCGTTTCTCGACGGTTGCGGGCGAAGCCGGCAGCCCAGACACGTGGCGCGACGTGCGCGGCTTCTCGCTCAAGTTTTATACCGACGAAGGTAACTACGATCTCGTGGGTAACAACACACCGATTTTCTTCGTGCGCGACCCGATGAAGTTTCCGCACTTCATCCGCAGCCAGAAGCGTCTGCCGGACTCGGGCCTGCGCGATAACCATATGCAATGGGATTTCTGGACGAACAACCCGGAGTCTGCGCATCAGGTCACGTATCTGATGGGTGATCGGGGTCTGCCGCGGACCTGGCGTCACATGAACGGCTATGGTTCGCACACCTACATGTGGATTAACGCCAGTGGCGAGAAATTCTGGGTGAAGTACCACTTCCATACCGAGCAGGGCATGGCGTTCTTCACCAACGCCGAGGCGGCGACGATGTCCGGTCAGGACGCCGACTTCCATCGACGCGATCTGTTCGATGCCATCGCCCGTGGCGAGTATCCGAGCTGGATTCTGTCGGTGCAGGTCATGCCGTACGCCGACGCGAAGCAGTACCGCTTCAATCCGTTCGATCTGACGAAAACGTGGTCGCACAAGGACTATCCGCTGATCAAGGTGGGCAAGATGACGCTCAACCGCAATCCGGAGAACTTCTTCGCGCAGATCGAGCAGGCCGCGTTTTCGCCGGGTAATACGGTGCCGGGCATCGGTCTGTCGCCCGACAAGATGCTGCTCGGGCGCGCCTTCGCTTACAACGATGCGCAACGCAATCGCATCGGCACGAACTTCCATCAATTGCCCGTCAACCGCCCGAAAGTACCGGTACAGTCGTATATGTTCGACGGTCATATGACGTTTGAGCATAGCGGCAATGCGCCGACCTACGTGCCGAACAGCGGGGGGCGTCCGTACGCCGATCAGACCGGCCCCGCGGAAGATGGCTGGGCGTCGGACGGCGACATGGTGCGCAGTGCCTACACGCTGCACAAGGACGACGACGACTTCTCGCAACCGGGTCATCTGGTGCGCAACGTGTTCGACGACGCGGCGCGTGCACGTCTGGTCGAGACCGTGTCGGGCGCGCTGCTGGCCGGGGTGCGTAGCCCGGTGCTGGAGCGGGCTTTCGATTACTGGAAGCAGATCGATAAGGACGTCGGTGCGCGCATCGAGCAAGCGGTGAAGAGCGCCAGAAAGTAG
- a CDS encoding DUF1653 domain-containing protein: MFSNVPVSSAESTPEIEAFRPGVYRHYKGNCYLALGIARADETDEPVVVYTRLYPREGLPMSTRLLRIWNEPVMTDDGPVARFTYIGHTTPAA, encoded by the coding sequence ATGTTTTCGAATGTGCCAGTGTCATCGGCAGAATCCACGCCGGAAATCGAGGCGTTTCGCCCGGGCGTCTACCGTCACTACAAGGGGAATTGCTATCTCGCACTGGGTATTGCCCGTGCCGACGAGACCGATGAACCGGTGGTCGTCTACACGCGACTCTACCCGCGTGAAGGGTTGCCGATGAGCACCCGCCTGCTGCGTATCTGGAACGAACCGGTGATGACGGACGACGGGCCGGTGGCGCGCTTTACTTATATCGGTCATACGACCCCCGCCGCCTAA
- a CDS encoding DUF4239 domain-containing protein, with translation MQWLVDQMTLLPTGLLLVSMAFGTALVAVIVAWLARIWLFDRLADPSEVRGTVADVVHGSLLAFIVFVLAHVLTDVRSNLGHADDQALHEASVVRRLDRELKAVGDADAQSARVLLRSYVKSAVSDEWATLSTADPDLSPVTEEALTAFVGATRRVVAKHEDSASSIRTLLDRLEESRQGRFENATKTVPGVFWWVISLFMLAAMAMNGRYPGSWKGNFIIAIHMGAIGMVIALIINLDEPFRGVSGISPVPLAKSVGIAVPH, from the coding sequence ATGCAATGGCTGGTTGACCAAATGACGTTGTTGCCGACAGGGCTGTTGCTTGTCAGTATGGCGTTCGGCACGGCGCTGGTCGCCGTTATCGTCGCCTGGCTCGCGCGCATCTGGTTGTTCGACCGCCTGGCCGATCCCTCCGAAGTGCGGGGTACCGTGGCCGATGTGGTTCACGGCAGTTTGCTCGCGTTCATTGTCTTCGTGCTCGCTCACGTGCTGACCGATGTGCGCTCCAACCTCGGTCATGCCGACGACCAGGCGTTGCACGAGGCGTCGGTGGTGAGGCGTCTGGACCGGGAACTCAAAGCGGTCGGCGACGCCGACGCGCAGTCTGCGCGCGTGCTGCTGCGCAGCTACGTGAAGTCTGCCGTCAGCGACGAATGGGCGACATTGAGTACCGCCGATCCCGATTTGTCCCCGGTGACGGAGGAAGCGCTCACGGCGTTTGTCGGCGCCACGCGCCGCGTGGTGGCGAAACACGAGGACAGCGCCAGTTCGATCCGCACGCTGCTCGACCGGTTGGAGGAGTCGCGGCAGGGACGCTTCGAGAATGCAACGAAGACAGTGCCCGGCGTGTTCTGGTGGGTCATCTCGTTGTTCATGCTCGCGGCCATGGCGATGAATGGCCGGTATCCCGGCTCGTGGAAGGGTAATTTCATCATTGCGATCCACATGGGCGCGATCGGCATGGTGATCGCGTTGATCATTAATCTGGACGAGCCGTTTCGCGGCGTGTCCGGCATTTCGCCCGTGCCGCTGGCGAAGTCGGTGGGTATCGCGGTTCCGCACTAA
- a CDS encoding sensor histidine kinase, with translation MPQPNLRRQLALWLLFPLLGLLALDTWLTYQRAMSAANSAFDRSLEFSIKSIREGTQLIDGEVQVNLPYLALEMFESDRGGKIYYVIREDGGRAVTGYHDLPMPPGRLAPEPYHTAFYDAVYRGEALRMGALQLPVHDVPNAQTRAVWIVVGETTESRHELARQILTGALQQEVLLVVLALAIVWLGVTRGLRPLNRLSAKVAARSEDDTTPLDNVDLPTEVKPLVESINQYVGRVGRMQASRQRFFADAAHQLKTPLAIIQAESELTLRESLSEPARTRVERLNHAVKQAAKSVRQLLSLSRLEAEGGPPVAMVPLRLDEVARSVALDWSPVARSRHIDLGFEHDGPVPVLAQRELLSELCGNLIDNAIRYAARAGDGTVITVRTRREADAAVLQVVDNGPGIPVHEREAVFERFYRREHHGATPQSADGSGLGLAIVKEIARMHRAEVALDDAPGGGLDVTVRFPASEDE, from the coding sequence ATGCCGCAACCGAATCTTCGCCGTCAACTGGCGCTCTGGCTGCTGTTTCCGTTGCTCGGCCTGCTCGCGCTCGATACGTGGCTGACTTATCAGCGCGCCATGAGTGCGGCCAATTCGGCGTTCGACCGGTCGCTGGAATTCTCGATCAAATCGATTCGTGAAGGCACGCAACTGATCGACGGCGAGGTGCAGGTCAATCTGCCGTACCTTGCGCTCGAGATGTTCGAGTCCGATCGTGGGGGCAAGATCTATTACGTGATTCGGGAGGACGGCGGGCGTGCCGTGACCGGCTATCACGACTTGCCCATGCCTCCGGGCCGGCTGGCGCCGGAGCCGTATCACACGGCGTTTTACGACGCCGTGTATCGCGGCGAAGCGCTGCGCATGGGCGCGCTGCAACTACCGGTGCATGACGTGCCGAACGCACAGACGCGTGCGGTGTGGATTGTCGTTGGCGAGACAACGGAGTCGCGTCATGAGTTGGCGCGACAGATTCTGACCGGCGCGTTGCAACAGGAAGTGTTGCTGGTCGTGCTGGCGCTTGCCATCGTCTGGCTCGGTGTTACGCGCGGGCTGCGGCCGCTCAATCGGTTGTCCGCCAAGGTCGCCGCGCGCAGCGAAGACGACACGACCCCGCTCGATAACGTCGATCTGCCAACGGAGGTCAAGCCGCTCGTTGAGTCCATCAACCAATATGTCGGACGTGTCGGGCGAATGCAGGCGTCGCGGCAACGCTTCTTTGCCGACGCGGCGCATCAACTGAAAACGCCGCTCGCCATTATTCAGGCCGAGTCGGAACTCACCCTGCGCGAGTCGCTCAGCGAACCGGCGCGAACGCGCGTCGAGCGGCTCAATCACGCGGTCAAGCAGGCAGCGAAGAGCGTGCGCCAGTTGCTGTCGTTATCGCGTCTCGAAGCGGAAGGCGGGCCGCCTGTGGCAATGGTGCCATTGCGGCTCGACGAGGTTGCGCGCAGCGTGGCCCTCGACTGGTCGCCGGTAGCGCGCTCGCGCCATATCGATCTGGGATTCGAGCACGACGGCCCGGTGCCGGTACTGGCGCAACGTGAGTTGCTGAGCGAGCTGTGCGGCAATCTCATCGACAACGCCATTCGGTATGCGGCAAGGGCCGGCGACGGCACCGTCATCACGGTACGCACGCGGCGAGAGGCCGACGCGGCAGTGCTTCAGGTCGTCGATAACGGTCCCGGTATTCCTGTGCACGAACGCGAGGCGGTGTTCGAGCGCTTCTATCGCCGGGAACACCATGGTGCGACCCCGCAGTCCGCAGACGGCTCCGGGTTGGGACTGGCCATCGTCAAGGAGATTGCCCGCATGCACCGCGCGGAAGTCGCGCTTGACGACGCGCCGGGCGGTGGACTCGACGTCACCGTGCGATTCCCGGCGAGTGAGGACGAATGA
- a CDS encoding DUF72 domain-containing protein, translating into MTIRTGTSSWTDPTLIACGRFYPPGVATPEARLRHYASKFDLVEVDSSYYRLPDAATAWRWAQRTPASFRFHIKAFRAFTGHTTPLAAFPTDIANALAANAGPAASAGNAISLTDIPAELRDELWRRYLEAVEPLRQSGQLSAIHFQFSPRVRNDKAGRTLVFETARRLEGERHAIEFRHRSWFDTPSREAATLAMLRETGAAHTIVDSPGGFDNTVPAVWATTRDDLCVVRLHGRNADAWNRRGIVASSGRFVYEYSASELIDISARVQRIAALADDTHVLFNTNHEDQGMKNASAFQRALVKMAHGER; encoded by the coding sequence ATGACGATACGCACCGGCACCTCGTCGTGGACCGATCCGACCCTCATTGCGTGCGGCCGGTTCTACCCTCCGGGCGTCGCTACGCCCGAGGCGCGCTTGCGTCATTACGCTTCGAAGTTCGATCTGGTGGAAGTCGACAGCAGCTATTACCGTTTGCCCGACGCCGCCACGGCATGGCGATGGGCACAACGCACACCGGCGTCGTTTCGCTTTCACATCAAGGCATTTCGCGCGTTCACGGGTCATACGACACCGCTGGCCGCATTCCCCACCGACATTGCCAACGCACTTGCCGCAAACGCCGGGCCAGCGGCATCCGCAGGGAATGCCATCTCACTGACCGACATCCCTGCCGAGTTGCGAGACGAACTCTGGCGACGCTATCTCGAAGCGGTCGAGCCGCTGCGACAGAGCGGTCAGCTAAGCGCGATCCACTTTCAGTTCTCGCCACGCGTGCGCAACGACAAGGCCGGCAGGACACTGGTATTCGAGACGGCAAGACGACTGGAGGGCGAGCGGCACGCTATCGAATTTCGCCACCGCAGTTGGTTCGACACGCCCTCGCGCGAAGCCGCCACGTTGGCGATGCTGCGAGAGACCGGCGCGGCGCACACTATCGTCGACAGTCCCGGCGGGTTCGACAACACGGTGCCAGCCGTCTGGGCAACAACGCGCGACGACCTCTGTGTCGTGCGCCTGCATGGCCGTAACGCCGACGCGTGGAACCGGCGAGGCATCGTCGCCTCGTCCGGACGCTTCGTCTACGAATACAGCGCGAGCGAGCTGATCGACATCTCGGCTCGCGTGCAACGCATTGCCGCGCTAGCCGACGATACGCACGTCCTTTTCAATACAAATCACGAAGATCAGGGCATGAAAAACGCGTCGGCCTTTCAGCGCGCGCTGGTAAAGATGGCGCACGGCGAGCGCTAG
- a CDS encoding ATP-dependent helicase encodes MSEQPTASARDPWAELNERQREAVDHGVGDGGEPGGPLLVIAGAGSGKTSTLAHRVANLIVRGADPNRILLLTFSRRAAGEMERRVGSVLQKVLGLASSQPPSLPWAGTFHAIGARLLRDFATRIGLSEAFTIHDRSDAEDLLGIARHELGFSNTQSRFPLKGTCLSIYSRVVNSQAPLPEVLAKHFPWCAQWEAQLKTLFGAYVDAKQAQHVLDYDDLLLYWAEMMSAPELARELGERFDHVLVDEYQDTNRLQAQILLAMKPDGRGLTVVGDDAQSIYAFRAATIRNILDFPGQFAEPAHVVTLERNYRSTQPILDASNAVIAESSERYAKALWTDRHSTRLPQLVNVSDESGQARWVADQVLAQRETGTRLTQQAVLFRTGSHSAALELELTRRNIPFVKFGGLKFLEAAHVKDMLSILRWAHNPASRLSGFRVAQLIPGIGPVSATRLLDAMAQSATPARVLADFKPPSAAAADWRAFVEVFMALHDTRIAWPADVDLALRWYAPMLTQRYDDAAVRQADLEQLARIAGTYGSRESFLTELTLDPPDATSAQSGAPLLDEDYLILSTIHSAKGQEWHSVYVLNVVDGCIPSDMSTGDEADIEEERRLLYVAMTRAKASLQLVVPQRFYVHQQTGLGDRHVYGTRSRFVSDKMLPLYERLPKPREGDTPRGPVGDVTVHIDVARKLRNAWS; translated from the coding sequence ATGTCAGAACAGCCGACTGCCTCCGCCCGCGATCCGTGGGCCGAACTTAACGAACGCCAGCGTGAGGCCGTCGACCACGGTGTGGGCGACGGCGGCGAGCCCGGCGGCCCCTTGCTCGTCATAGCCGGCGCAGGCTCGGGCAAGACGAGCACGCTCGCGCATCGGGTGGCTAACCTGATCGTGCGCGGGGCCGATCCGAATCGCATTCTGCTTCTTACGTTCTCACGCCGTGCGGCGGGTGAAATGGAGCGGCGTGTGGGATCGGTGCTCCAGAAGGTTCTGGGGCTGGCGTCGTCGCAGCCGCCCTCGTTACCGTGGGCCGGAACGTTTCACGCGATCGGTGCGCGTCTTCTGCGCGACTTTGCTACGCGTATCGGTTTGTCGGAAGCGTTCACGATTCACGATCGCAGCGACGCCGAGGATCTGCTGGGTATCGCGCGTCACGAACTCGGTTTTTCCAACACGCAATCGCGCTTCCCGCTCAAGGGCACCTGTCTGTCGATCTATTCGCGCGTGGTGAACAGTCAGGCACCGCTCCCGGAAGTGCTGGCGAAACACTTCCCCTGGTGCGCGCAATGGGAAGCGCAACTCAAGACACTCTTCGGCGCTTATGTCGACGCGAAGCAGGCGCAACACGTTCTCGATTACGACGACCTGCTGTTGTACTGGGCCGAGATGATGAGTGCGCCGGAACTGGCGCGCGAGTTGGGCGAGCGTTTCGATCATGTGCTCGTCGACGAGTACCAGGATACCAACCGTTTGCAGGCGCAGATTCTGCTGGCAATGAAGCCTGATGGACGCGGCCTGACCGTCGTTGGAGATGACGCGCAGTCCATCTACGCGTTTCGCGCCGCCACGATCCGCAACATTCTCGACTTCCCGGGCCAGTTCGCCGAACCTGCGCATGTGGTCACGCTCGAGCGAAATTACCGGTCGACGCAACCGATTCTCGATGCATCCAATGCCGTGATCGCCGAGTCGAGCGAACGCTATGCGAAGGCACTATGGACCGACCGTCACTCGACGCGTCTGCCGCAACTCGTCAACGTGAGCGATGAATCCGGGCAGGCGCGCTGGGTCGCCGATCAGGTGCTGGCACAGCGCGAGACCGGCACGCGATTGACGCAACAGGCGGTGTTGTTTCGCACGGGGAGCCACAGCGCCGCGCTCGAACTCGAGCTGACACGCCGCAACATCCCGTTCGTGAAATTCGGGGGGCTCAAGTTTCTCGAAGCGGCGCATGTGAAAGACATGCTGTCGATACTGCGTTGGGCGCACAATCCGGCCAGCCGTCTGTCGGGGTTTCGTGTGGCGCAACTTATTCCGGGCATTGGTCCGGTAAGCGCGACACGTCTGCTCGACGCCATGGCGCAATCGGCCACGCCCGCGCGGGTGCTCGCCGATTTCAAGCCGCCGTCGGCCGCTGCCGCCGATTGGCGTGCGTTCGTTGAGGTTTTCATGGCGCTGCACGACACGCGGATTGCCTGGCCTGCCGACGTCGATCTCGCATTGCGCTGGTATGCCCCGATGCTCACGCAACGATACGACGATGCCGCCGTGCGTCAGGCAGATCTCGAACAACTCGCACGCATTGCCGGCACCTACGGCTCGCGCGAATCATTCCTGACCGAATTGACGCTCGATCCTCCGGACGCCACGAGTGCGCAATCCGGCGCGCCGTTGCTCGACGAGGATTATCTGATTCTGTCGACCATTCACAGTGCGAAGGGCCAGGAGTGGCACTCGGTCTATGTGCTCAACGTGGTGGACGGATGTATTCCGTCCGATATGAGTACGGGCGACGAGGCTGATATTGAGGAAGAGCGGCGTCTGTTGTATGTGGCGATGACGCGTGCGAAAGCGTCGCTGCAACTGGTCGTGCCCCAGCGGTTTTACGTGCATCAGCAAACCGGTTTGGGAGATCGTCACGTATATGGCACGCGCAGCCGTTTCGTCTCCGACAAAATGTTGCCGCTCTACGAGAGGCTCCCGAAGCCACGCGAAGGCGATACGCCGCGCGGGCCGGTGGGCGACGTGACGGTACATATCGATGTTGCAAGGAAGCTTCGCAATGCATGGTCCTGA
- a CDS encoding voltage-gated chloride channel family protein, producing MFHDSPLRDLFGVLPRAAHVSALAALVGVMAGSASALFLVALDLATNTRLMHPWLLWLLPVAGFAVGWLYLRFGWHVEAGNNLLIDEIHDPKRVVPLRMAPLVLFGTVVTHLFGGSAGREGTAVQMGGALADQLTPLFRLSGEQRRVLLMSGIAAGFASVFGTPLAGAVFGLEVLAIGRLRHDALLPCLVAALVGDAVTRAWGVHHTAYVIAPGLFATSMSISGAFSAAVAGVLCGLTGMAFAQATHATSAFMKRRVAYAPLRPFAGGVAVAAAATVLGTPQYLGLGIPTLVDAFHATLPWYDFLGKALFTVLTLGSGFKGGEVTPLFYMGATLGNALSHVLTLPAAVLAGIGFVAVFAGAANTPIASTLMAIEIFGPQIGGYAAIACVLAYLCSGHTGIYRAQRVGHGKHGAVPEGARLADLPAWRKSQGSGRRAGEDT from the coding sequence ATGTTCCACGATTCCCCGTTGCGGGACCTGTTCGGCGTCTTGCCGCGTGCCGCCCATGTCAGTGCGCTGGCGGCGCTCGTCGGCGTGATGGCCGGCAGCGCCTCGGCGCTGTTTCTGGTGGCCCTGGATCTGGCCACGAACACACGGCTCATGCACCCGTGGCTGCTGTGGCTGCTGCCCGTAGCCGGCTTCGCGGTCGGCTGGCTTTATCTGCGCTTCGGCTGGCATGTCGAGGCTGGTAATAACCTGCTGATCGACGAGATTCACGATCCTAAGCGCGTCGTGCCGTTGCGCATGGCGCCGCTCGTGCTTTTCGGCACGGTCGTCACGCATCTGTTCGGCGGGTCTGCCGGGCGGGAGGGCACCGCCGTGCAAATGGGCGGCGCGCTGGCCGATCAACTGACACCGCTCTTTCGCTTGTCCGGCGAACAGCGTCGTGTGCTGCTGATGTCCGGCATTGCTGCGGGCTTTGCATCGGTGTTCGGCACACCGCTCGCGGGCGCCGTGTTCGGGCTGGAAGTGCTCGCCATCGGACGCCTGCGCCATGACGCCCTGCTGCCGTGCCTGGTCGCGGCGCTCGTGGGCGACGCCGTGACGCGCGCCTGGGGCGTGCATCACACCGCGTACGTGATTGCGCCCGGTCTGTTTGCCACCTCGATGTCGATCTCCGGAGCGTTCAGTGCCGCTGTCGCCGGGGTACTCTGCGGATTGACCGGCATGGCGTTTGCGCAGGCGACGCACGCGACGTCCGCGTTCATGAAACGGCGCGTCGCCTACGCGCCGCTACGCCCCTTCGCGGGCGGCGTGGCGGTTGCCGCCGCCGCTACGGTGTTGGGCACGCCGCAGTATCTCGGCCTGGGTATTCCGACCCTCGTGGACGCGTTTCACGCCACGCTGCCCTGGTACGACTTCCTCGGCAAGGCGCTCTTTACCGTTCTCACGCTCGGCTCGGGATTCAAGGGCGGCGAGGTGACGCCGCTGTTCTACATGGGGGCGACGCTGGGCAACGCACTCTCGCATGTGTTGACGTTGCCCGCCGCCGTACTCGCCGGCATTGGCTTTGTCGCTGTATTTGCCGGTGCGGCCAACACGCCCATCGCGTCGACATTGATGGCCATCGAGATCTTCGGCCCGCAAATCGGCGGCTACGCGGCGATCGCCTGTGTGCTGGCCTATCTGTGCTCGGGCCATACGGGGATCTATCGCGCGCAACGTGTCGGACACGGCAAGCACGGCGCAGTACCTGAAGGCGCGCGGCTCGCCGATCTGCCTGCGTGGCGCAAGTCGCAGGGGAGCGGTCGCCGCGCCGGCGAGGACACGTAG
- a CDS encoding lipase family protein, which yields MFNRLWRFASAALFASLVIGRAAHAITPEAAPATIPHGAIVDRQPLEADHGLPEAGAQFRIRYSSIDGVGGVEAREDTGTVFLPKGPTPPGGWPVVVWAHGTVGIASACAPSLNVRSQRDIQYLGTWLSLGFAIVAPDYAGLGSQGLHHYLNSRAEAYSVLDSLLAARSVFPLQNRVVIVGQSQGAHAAFAAAGYQPQYAPDVKVIATVLTGTPYFNAQTSAAMLFASQPDPGAPDPKIPYAMYLFLSAADRDPSLQAARYFSPQALPVLDEARTLCIDELTNHSAAAGLNAGNSLQPMIQKLLNHQTPSLRYPTLHIKHPVFIGIGGQDIDVPVIMQQAFARDVAKAGTTTRVRVYDGLDHDATLNPSLRDSVPFVLELMSLKRRARAQ from the coding sequence ATGTTCAACCGCCTGTGGCGCTTCGCAAGCGCCGCCCTGTTCGCCAGTCTGGTCATCGGACGCGCCGCTCACGCGATCACGCCCGAAGCGGCTCCCGCCACCATTCCGCATGGCGCCATCGTCGACCGGCAGCCACTCGAAGCCGACCACGGCTTACCCGAGGCCGGGGCGCAATTCCGCATTCGCTACAGTTCCATCGACGGTGTTGGCGGCGTTGAAGCCCGCGAGGACACGGGGACCGTCTTCCTGCCCAAAGGGCCGACACCACCCGGCGGCTGGCCGGTCGTTGTCTGGGCTCACGGCACCGTGGGCATTGCCAGCGCGTGTGCGCCGTCGCTCAATGTGCGCAGCCAACGCGACATACAGTACCTCGGCACCTGGCTCTCGCTGGGCTTCGCGATCGTGGCCCCCGACTATGCCGGCCTCGGTTCGCAAGGGCTGCATCACTACCTGAATTCGCGCGCCGAAGCCTATAGCGTGCTCGACAGTCTGCTCGCGGCACGCAGCGTATTTCCGTTGCAGAACCGCGTGGTCATCGTCGGTCAATCGCAAGGGGCGCACGCCGCTTTCGCGGCCGCGGGCTACCAACCGCAATACGCGCCAGACGTCAAAGTGATCGCCACCGTGCTGACGGGCACACCGTACTTCAATGCCCAGACCTCTGCCGCCATGCTGTTCGCGAGCCAACCCGATCCGGGCGCGCCGGACCCGAAGATTCCCTACGCGATGTATCTTTTCCTGTCGGCCGCCGACCGCGACCCGTCGTTGCAGGCGGCGCGGTACTTCTCGCCGCAGGCGCTGCCGGTGCTCGACGAAGCCCGTACGCTGTGCATCGACGAGCTGACCAATCACTCGGCGGCCGCGGGCCTGAACGCCGGCAACAGCCTTCAACCGATGATCCAGAAGTTGCTGAACCACCAGACACCCTCGCTGCGCTACCCGACACTGCATATCAAGCATCCGGTGTTCATCGGCATCGGCGGTCAGGACATCGATGTGCCGGTCATCATGCAGCAAGCGTTCGCGCGCGACGTCGCCAAAGCGGGCACCACTACGCGGGTGCGCGTGTATGACGGGCTCGATCATGACGCAACGCTCAATCCGTCCCTGCGCGATTCGGTGCCCTTCGTCCTCGAACTCATGTCGCTCAAAAGACGTGCGCGCGCACAATAA
- a CDS encoding DUF6726 family protein yields the protein MRRWWALFAILPFVTSVSGCGLLAAPCRVTSAGLKIIPGVGGVLAAPTDACAAAID from the coding sequence CTGCGCCGTTGGTGGGCGCTGTTCGCCATTCTTCCCTTCGTGACGTCGGTTTCAGGGTGCGGATTGCTGGCCGCGCCATGCCGGGTGACGTCGGCAGGACTCAAGATCATTCCCGGCGTAGGGGGCGTGCTGGCCGCGCCGACGGACGCCTGCGCGGCAGCCATCGATTGA